One Deinococcus reticulitermitis genomic region harbors:
- a CDS encoding cytochrome P450, which produces MSPLPTFALPIGDPAFVRDPYPLLAELRAGTPAFYDPEMNRVVLTRHADISALLRDRRLGRSALHRYSRDELGWPPPDPRQATFDAFNANHLLDSEPPKHTRLRALVGLAFTPRRVEALGPRIEAILSEQLRGLGDTFDLVTDYAEPLPVTVIAELLGVPPEERAQLRPWSAAIVRLYEPAPTAQDQAGAERAVSEFSALLRDLARQRRTKPQGDLITALVHAEQHGDRLSEQELIDTCILLLNAGHEASVNGLSAGVLALLRRRAHWETLVRAAPAAGSLPTFRLAVEELLRFDTPLPLFERIALDPVTVGGAELQPGDRVSLLYASGNRDPERFGAPDELRLERDPNPHLTFGLGLHYCLGAPLARLELGLSLRALCRTFPGLRLADPDADPVYTGGFVIRGLSRLDVTAG; this is translated from the coding sequence GTGTCCCCGCTCCCTACCTTCGCTCTGCCGATCGGCGACCCAGCCTTCGTGCGCGATCCCTACCCGCTCCTCGCCGAGCTGCGGGCGGGGACGCCGGCGTTCTACGACCCGGAGATGAACCGCGTGGTGCTCACCCGGCACGCCGACATCAGCGCGCTGCTGCGCGACCGGCGTCTCGGCCGCAGCGCCCTGCACCGCTATTCGCGCGACGAGCTCGGCTGGCCGCCGCCCGACCCCCGGCAGGCCACGTTCGACGCCTTCAACGCCAACCACCTTCTCGACTCCGAGCCGCCCAAACACACCCGGCTGCGTGCCCTGGTGGGGCTCGCCTTCACCCCGCGCCGGGTCGAGGCGCTCGGGCCCCGCATCGAAGCCATCCTCAGTGAGCAGTTGCGCGGCCTGGGCGACACCTTCGACCTCGTCACCGATTACGCCGAGCCGCTGCCGGTCACGGTGATCGCCGAGCTGCTCGGGGTGCCGCCGGAGGAGCGCGCTCAGTTGCGTCCCTGGTCCGCCGCCATCGTGCGGCTCTACGAGCCTGCGCCTACCGCGCAGGATCAGGCGGGGGCCGAGCGCGCGGTAAGCGAGTTCAGTGCCCTGCTGCGCGACCTCGCCCGGCAGCGGCGGACCAAGCCGCAGGGCGACCTGATCACCGCCCTCGTCCACGCCGAGCAACACGGCGACCGCCTGAGCGAGCAGGAGCTGATCGACACCTGCATCCTGCTGCTCAATGCCGGCCACGAGGCGAGTGTCAACGGCCTGAGCGCCGGGGTGCTCGCGCTGCTGCGGCGCCGCGCACACTGGGAGACGCTCGTGCGGGCGGCGCCGGCAGCGGGGAGCCTGCCCACCTTCCGCCTCGCGGTGGAGGAGCTGCTGCGCTTCGACACGCCGCTGCCGCTGTTCGAGCGAATCGCGCTCGACCCGGTGACGGTCGGCGGCGCTGAACTCCAGCCCGGGGACCGCGTCTCGCTGCTCTACGCGAGCGGCAACCGTGACCCAGAGCGCTTCGGGGCGCCGGACGAATTGCGGCTGGAGCGCGACCCCAACCCGCACCTCACCTTCGGCCTCGGGCTGCACTACTGCCTCGGCGCGCCGCTCGCCCGCCTCGAACTCGGGCTCAGTCTGCGGGCGCTGTGCCGGACCTTTCCCGGGCTGCGGCTCGCCGACCCCGACGCCGACCCCGTGTATACCGGCGGCTTCGTGATTCGCGGGCTGAGCCGCCTGGACGTGACCGCCGGCTGA
- a CDS encoding serine/threonine-protein kinase, whose protein sequence is MLLPPPEPVAVLAALSHQHGVEGGSGEWRGQAVYVKTLVSDDPDTVVRFHHEGAVAARLRHPLVTPLLAHTQTQLIFPFLPGGTLRDLLRSGPLDAGGATAVAWGVLQAVRHLHACGVTHHDLKPENVLLCGGSPAAQAVRLIDFGMSHAVGPGPDIHSGTRMGTPQFMAPEQFRGVRGDPRSDLYSVGVLLFDCLAGHPPHEDALGWLIGLSEDRPTLPGPAALHPLLRRALERHPAQRPQSAQEMLTDLAAARAALGLARLAESCRPSPV, encoded by the coding sequence GTGCTGCTTCCGCCGCCTGAACCCGTTGCGGTGCTGGCGGCGCTCTCGCACCAGCACGGGGTCGAGGGCGGCAGCGGCGAGTGGCGCGGTCAGGCGGTCTACGTCAAGACACTGGTGAGTGACGACCCCGACACGGTCGTCCGCTTTCATCACGAGGGCGCCGTGGCCGCTCGGCTGCGTCACCCGCTGGTCACGCCGCTGCTTGCCCACACCCAGACCCAGCTTATTTTTCCGTTTCTGCCGGGAGGCACCCTGCGTGACCTCCTGCGTTCGGGCCCGCTGGACGCCGGGGGAGCGACGGCGGTGGCCTGGGGCGTCTTGCAGGCGGTCAGGCACCTGCACGCCTGTGGGGTCACCCACCATGACCTCAAGCCCGAGAACGTGCTGCTGTGCGGAGGCTCCCCGGCCGCCCAGGCCGTGCGCCTGATCGATTTCGGCATGAGCCACGCGGTGGGGCCCGGCCCCGACATCCACTCGGGCACCCGTATGGGTACACCTCAGTTCATGGCCCCCGAGCAGTTTCGTGGGGTGCGGGGCGATCCGCGCAGCGACCTCTACTCGGTGGGCGTGCTGCTCTTCGACTGCCTCGCCGGGCACCCCCCGCACGAGGACGCGCTCGGCTGGCTGATCGGCCTGAGTGAAGACCGGCCCACCCTGCCTGGTCCCGCCGCCCTGCACCCGCTGCTGCGCCGTGCCCTGGAGCGCCACCCGGCCCAGCGTCCCCAGAGCGCGCAGGAGATGCTCACGGACCTTGCGGCGGCGCGGGCCGCCCTCGGGCTGGCGCGGCTGGCCGAGTCGTGCCGCCCCTCACCCGTCTAA
- the meaB gene encoding methylmalonyl Co-A mutase-associated GTPase MeaB: MPEPHPLAAPLLAGERRALAKAITLAESSRPEHERSAQELLAQVMPRAGGSVRVGLTGVPGVGKSTFIEALGLFLADQGKRVAVLAVDPSSARTGGSIMGDKTRMPRLTVHPRAFIRPSPSGGTLGGVARRTRETLTLCEAAGYDVLLVETVGVGQSETQVAAMTDLFVLLTLPNAGDELQGIKRGIMELADLCVVNKADTAPQAAVRAQTELRVALTLLTPHGAAWRPAALRASALTGEGIPEVWAKVEDYTRTVDLAAKRRAQNAVWFDELLREAAWRSFLAGVDAGHLRALRAEVEAGRLTAVQGVGQLLASRQTTTPA, encoded by the coding sequence ATGCCTGAGCCGCACCCCCTGGCCGCGCCGCTGCTCGCCGGCGAGCGCCGCGCCCTCGCCAAAGCGATCACGCTGGCCGAGTCGAGCCGCCCCGAACACGAGCGCTCGGCGCAGGAACTGCTCGCGCAGGTGATGCCCCGTGCCGGCGGTTCGGTCCGGGTGGGCCTGACCGGGGTGCCGGGGGTCGGGAAAAGCACGTTTATCGAGGCGCTCGGACTTTTCCTGGCCGACCAGGGCAAGCGGGTGGCGGTGCTCGCCGTCGACCCCAGCAGCGCCCGCACCGGCGGCTCGATCATGGGTGACAAGACCCGGATGCCGCGCCTGACGGTGCATCCGCGCGCCTTCATCCGCCCGAGCCCGAGCGGCGGCACCCTCGGCGGTGTGGCGCGGCGCACCCGCGAGACGCTGACGCTGTGCGAGGCGGCGGGCTACGACGTGCTGCTCGTCGAGACGGTGGGCGTCGGCCAGTCCGAGACGCAGGTGGCGGCGATGACCGATCTTTTCGTGCTGCTCACGCTGCCCAACGCGGGCGACGAACTCCAGGGCATCAAGCGCGGGATCATGGAACTCGCCGACCTGTGCGTGGTGAACAAGGCCGACACGGCCCCGCAGGCCGCCGTGCGCGCCCAGACCGAGCTGCGGGTGGCGCTGACGCTGCTCACCCCGCACGGAGCCGCCTGGCGTCCCGCCGCGCTGCGGGCCTCGGCGCTGACCGGCGAGGGCATCCCCGAGGTCTGGGCGAAGGTCGAGGACTACACCCGGACCGTGGACCTCGCTGCCAAAAGGCGCGCGCAGAACGCCGTGTGGTTCGATGAATTGCTGCGCGAGGCCGCGTGGCGATCCTTCCTGGCGGGGGTGGACGCCGGGCACCTGCGCGCGCTGCGTGCCGAGGTCGAGGCCGGCAGGCTGACGGCGGTGCAGGGGGTCGGACAGTTGCTCGCTTCGCGGCAGACGACCACCCCGGCCTGA
- a CDS encoding PIN/TRAM domain-containing protein, protein MLALRLTLMVCGLVLGYSGGQILATSTPPETAALNTVSLMLAGALTALLLAPRAERFALGRAAALTRWYSGLAPTTVAAATFGLIVALLLGVLLTGVLRGLPFYSWPISVGLTAVLAAFFMTYAVRNADAFVALSFPQVRRKPGGKILDSNVIIDGRIVALARLGFLDGDLIVPAFILRELQTLADQSDAQKRTRGKRGLGVLEELRALRPLRIEDWDDPHLPTTDDKLIRLARETGAKILTNDSNLARVAKLHGLDILSIHEAAVALRPPLQAGDSLTITITKSGQQQGQGVGYLEDGTMVVVEDGLRLRNKPARVTVVNNVQTNVGRMIFAKLDKDQAASA, encoded by the coding sequence ATGCTTGCTCTGCGCCTTACCCTGATGGTTTGCGGTCTGGTTCTCGGCTACAGCGGAGGACAGATCTTGGCGACGAGTACGCCGCCCGAGACGGCCGCCCTCAACACCGTGAGCCTGATGCTGGCCGGCGCCCTGACCGCGCTGCTGCTCGCGCCGCGCGCCGAGAGATTCGCACTCGGGCGCGCGGCGGCCCTGACGCGTTGGTACAGCGGCCTCGCTCCCACGACGGTGGCCGCCGCGACCTTCGGGCTGATCGTCGCGCTGCTGCTCGGGGTACTGCTCACCGGGGTGCTGCGCGGGCTGCCGTTCTACTCATGGCCGATCAGCGTGGGGCTGACCGCCGTGCTCGCGGCCTTTTTCATGACCTACGCGGTGCGCAACGCTGACGCCTTCGTGGCGCTCTCCTTTCCGCAGGTGCGGCGCAAGCCCGGCGGCAAGATCCTCGATTCCAACGTGATCATTGATGGGCGCATCGTGGCACTCGCGCGACTGGGCTTTCTCGACGGCGACCTGATCGTGCCGGCCTTCATCCTGCGCGAACTTCAAACCCTCGCCGATCAGAGCGACGCACAGAAACGCACGCGCGGCAAACGCGGCCTGGGCGTGCTCGAGGAGTTGCGCGCCCTGCGCCCACTGCGCATCGAGGATTGGGACGATCCCCATCTGCCCACCACCGACGACAAACTGATTCGGCTGGCGCGCGAGACCGGCGCCAAGATCCTGACCAACGACTCCAACCTCGCGCGGGTCGCCAAGCTCCACGGCCTCGATATCCTGAGCATTCACGAGGCGGCGGTGGCGCTGCGGCCGCCACTCCAAGCCGGCGACTCGCTGACCATCACGATCACCAAGAGCGGGCAGCAGCAGGGCCAGGGCGTCGGTTACCTCGAAGACGGCACGATGGTGGTGGTGGAAGACGGCCTGCGGCTGCGCAACAAACCCGCGCGCGTCACCGTGGTCAACAACGTCCAGACAAACGTGGGCCGCATGATCTTTGCCAAGCTCGACAAGGACCAGGCCGCCTCCGCGTAG
- a CDS encoding MFS transporter, with amino-acid sequence MTAPSSAAHASAPVPSPWVLSAFWFGTAFLWLMLLTIFMPAHVVEFVGESVKGTYLGLLSAIGAVIALVIPPLVGAHSDRTGQRLPYLRLGVGVNLLGLAVMGAAAAALAGTPGFWIYALGFVLVQLGNNYATAPYSALIPQLVPVEQRGRYSGVMGMLQALGQLLGAVAGIAIGTRGGDVLPFALMAVMLLVPALITLRGVVERAEAAAPGVQGPTMTWRELFAHAPFKWVFLTRVLFALGQYSVQPFLQYYAADVLRQRDAVMSSSVLLACIVLASIFSAFFGGRLSDRLGRKPVIYFAGTLMTAAALLLLVAPGYVAALGLALVFGLGFGAFTSVDWALGSDAMPSAASYARDMGIWHVAFVAPQFVGAPMGRLLDWGNAQGGNLGYTLVFGSAAVFFMLGVVLVRNVPESIHRAALTRAQGD; translated from the coding sequence ATGACTGCCCCGTCTTCTGCGGCCCACGCCTCCGCCCCCGTGCCGAGTCCATGGGTGCTGTCGGCCTTCTGGTTCGGCACAGCCTTTTTATGGCTGATGCTGCTCACCATCTTTATGCCCGCGCACGTCGTGGAGTTTGTGGGCGAGAGCGTCAAGGGCACGTACCTCGGGCTGCTGAGCGCCATCGGCGCGGTGATCGCGCTGGTGATTCCGCCGCTCGTGGGCGCGCACTCCGACCGCACGGGCCAGAGGCTCCCTTACCTGCGGCTGGGGGTGGGGGTCAACCTGCTCGGCCTCGCAGTGATGGGGGCGGCGGCGGCGGCGCTTGCGGGCACGCCTGGCTTCTGGATCTACGCGCTCGGCTTCGTGCTCGTGCAGCTCGGCAACAACTACGCGACGGCGCCCTACTCGGCGCTGATTCCGCAGCTTGTGCCCGTGGAGCAGCGCGGGCGGTACAGCGGCGTGATGGGAATGCTCCAGGCGCTCGGGCAACTGCTCGGCGCGGTGGCGGGCATTGCCATCGGCACGCGTGGCGGGGACGTGCTTCCCTTCGCGCTGATGGCCGTGATGCTGCTCGTGCCGGCGCTTATCACCCTGCGCGGCGTGGTCGAGCGGGCCGAAGCCGCGGCCCCAGGCGTGCAGGGACCGACGATGACCTGGCGAGAACTCTTCGCGCACGCGCCGTTCAAGTGGGTGTTTCTGACTCGCGTGCTGTTCGCGCTCGGGCAGTACAGTGTGCAGCCGTTCTTGCAGTACTACGCCGCCGACGTGCTGCGCCAGAGGGACGCGGTGATGAGCAGCTCGGTTCTGCTCGCGTGCATCGTGCTCGCGTCCATCTTCTCGGCTTTTTTCGGTGGCCGGCTGAGTGACCGGCTCGGGCGCAAGCCGGTGATCTACTTCGCCGGCACCCTGATGACCGCCGCCGCGCTGCTGCTGCTCGTCGCGCCGGGTTACGTCGCCGCACTGGGGCTCGCGCTGGTCTTCGGCCTGGGCTTCGGGGCCTTTACCAGCGTGGACTGGGCGCTCGGGTCCGACGCGATGCCGAGCGCGGCCTCCTACGCGCGCGATATGGGTATCTGGCACGTCGCCTTCGTGGCGCCGCAGTTTGTCGGGGCGCCGATGGGCCGGCTGCTCGACTGGGGCAACGCGCAGGGCGGCAACCTCGGCTATACGCTGGTCTTTGGCAGTGCGGCCGTCTTTTTCATGCTCGGCGTCGTGCTGGTGCGCAATGTGCCCGAGAGCATCCACCGCGCGGCCCTCACCCGCGCCCAGGGCGACTAA
- a CDS encoding phosphoribosyltransferase, whose translation MERFLSRQDAGRQLAARLLALGAWPQTTVLGLPRGGVPVAAEVARALGAPLDVFLVRKLGVPGYEEVALGAIASGGTRVLNEDLLARLDLSERVLAELEAREGAELARRERLYRAGRPPLQLAGRTALLVDDGTATGATMRVAARAVSALQPARVVIALPVASPDTAEELRAEADEVVCLLNPPHFRAVGQFYADFRQTEDAEVLALLGVGQG comes from the coding sequence GTGGAAAGATTTCTTTCCCGGCAGGACGCAGGCCGCCAGCTTGCCGCGCGGCTCCTGGCGCTCGGCGCCTGGCCGCAGACCACTGTCCTCGGGTTGCCACGCGGCGGCGTCCCCGTCGCGGCGGAAGTGGCCCGCGCCCTCGGAGCGCCGCTCGACGTGTTCCTTGTCCGCAAACTCGGGGTGCCGGGGTATGAGGAGGTGGCGCTGGGGGCCATCGCTTCGGGGGGTACGCGGGTGCTGAACGAAGACCTGCTCGCCAGACTGGACCTCAGCGAACGTGTCCTGGCCGAACTCGAAGCGCGCGAGGGGGCCGAACTTGCGCGGCGCGAAAGGCTCTACCGCGCGGGCCGCCCGCCCCTCCAGCTCGCGGGCCGCACCGCCCTCCTCGTCGACGACGGCACCGCCACCGGGGCGACGATGCGGGTGGCCGCCCGGGCCGTGTCCGCCCTTCAGCCCGCGCGGGTGGTGATCGCCCTCCCCGTCGCCTCGCCCGACACCGCCGAGGAACTGCGCGCCGAGGCCGACGAGGTGGTGTGCCTCCTCAACCCGCCGCATTTCCGCGCCGTCGGACAGTTCTACGCCGACTTCCGGCAGACGGAGGACGCGGAGGTGCTCGCGCTGCTGGGGGTGGGGCAGGGGTGA
- the abc-f gene encoding ribosomal protection-like ABC-F family protein, producing the protein MLVALQNVEKTYGPLTVLQDLNFAVQPGDRVGLVGRNGAGKSTLLKLLTGELTPDGGEVRRGPGVRVRALQQDPTFAAGSTVGSVLEAAFHELDALERELEEAALAMEHGGEAAILRHEELLEHYARRGGFERRSRREQVALAFGFRGREGDPVTGLSGGERTRLGLAALLVENPDVLLLDEPTNHLDIVMVEWLEGFLGRYPGAVLIISHDRQVLDTVTNETAYLRGGTVKVYAGGYSRFREQLDLELEQQAARFAVESRQIATLQASADRMKIWGLGMSKLARRAKAMQARVERMQARAVSAPPPEERSTRITFHAPESGDVVLDARHLTRHMGERTLFGNVDVQLRRGDRVAIVGRNGAGKTTLLRTLLGLDPSDDPRGRVLTGARVSVGYYDQALRGVDPAQTLYDVAREYVQKDHEAHNLLGTFMFPFDHHDKPAKILSGGERARLALLRLAQEDHNLLVLDEPTNHLDMEMVEALEDALSAYAGTLLMVSHDRAFIEGLADRIWLIEDGHFYEYPGWEDYRAKHRSAADIEAEAARTAEAAAPRAAPVPKGKGLWHLRREVEAIEAEIAGLEADLEAAQRALAEADPSADFVALGQQAHDLEVRLEEKLTAWGEKQAEVEARGG; encoded by the coding sequence GTGCTTGTTGCCCTGCAAAATGTCGAGAAAACTTACGGTCCCCTGACCGTCTTGCAGGACCTGAACTTCGCCGTGCAGCCCGGCGACCGCGTGGGGCTCGTCGGGCGCAACGGCGCGGGCAAAAGCACCCTGCTCAAACTCCTGACCGGCGAACTGACCCCCGACGGCGGCGAGGTGCGCCGGGGGCCGGGCGTGCGGGTCCGGGCGCTCCAGCAAGACCCCACCTTCGCCGCGGGCTCCACCGTGGGGAGCGTGCTCGAAGCCGCCTTTCATGAACTCGACGCACTGGAACGCGAGCTCGAAGAGGCGGCGCTGGCGATGGAACACGGGGGCGAGGCCGCGATCCTGCGCCACGAGGAACTGCTCGAGCATTACGCCCGCCGGGGCGGTTTTGAACGGCGCAGCCGCCGCGAGCAGGTGGCGCTCGCCTTCGGGTTCCGGGGGCGCGAGGGCGACCCGGTGACCGGGCTCTCGGGCGGCGAACGCACCCGGCTGGGCCTCGCCGCGCTGCTCGTCGAGAACCCCGACGTGCTGCTGCTCGACGAGCCGACCAATCACCTCGACATCGTGATGGTGGAGTGGCTCGAGGGCTTTCTGGGCCGCTATCCCGGCGCAGTGCTGATCATCAGCCACGACCGGCAGGTGCTCGACACGGTGACGAACGAGACGGCCTACCTGCGCGGCGGCACCGTCAAAGTTTATGCGGGCGGGTACAGCCGCTTCCGCGAGCAGCTCGACCTCGAACTCGAGCAGCAGGCCGCGCGCTTCGCCGTCGAGAGCCGTCAGATCGCCACCTTGCAGGCGAGCGCCGACCGCATGAAAATCTGGGGCCTGGGCATGAGCAAGCTCGCCCGCCGCGCAAAGGCGATGCAGGCGCGGGTGGAGCGCATGCAGGCGCGCGCGGTGTCGGCCCCGCCCCCGGAAGAGCGCAGCACCCGCATCACCTTTCACGCGCCCGAGAGCGGCGACGTGGTCCTTGACGCCCGGCACCTCACCCGGCACATGGGCGAGCGCACCCTGTTTGGAAACGTGGACGTGCAGCTGCGACGCGGCGACCGGGTCGCGATCGTCGGGCGCAACGGCGCGGGCAAGACCACGCTGCTGCGGACCCTGCTCGGCCTCGACCCCTCCGACGATCCGCGCGGACGGGTGCTGACCGGCGCGCGCGTGAGTGTCGGCTACTACGATCAGGCACTGCGCGGCGTGGACCCTGCCCAGACCCTCTACGACGTGGCGCGCGAGTACGTGCAAAAGGACCATGAGGCGCACAACCTGCTCGGGACGTTCATGTTTCCCTTCGACCACCACGACAAGCCGGCCAAGATCCTCTCGGGCGGCGAGCGGGCGCGCCTCGCGCTGCTGCGGCTCGCGCAGGAGGACCACAATCTCCTCGTGCTCGACGAGCCGACCAACCACCTCGACATGGAGATGGTGGAAGCCCTCGAAGACGCGCTCAGTGCCTACGCCGGCACCCTGCTGATGGTGAGCCACGACCGCGCCTTTATCGAGGGGCTCGCCGACCGCATCTGGCTGATCGAGGACGGCCACTTTTACGAGTATCCCGGCTGGGAGGACTACCGGGCCAAGCACCGCTCCGCCGCCGACATCGAGGCCGAAGCCGCCCGGACTGCCGAGGCCGCCGCGCCCAGAGCTGCTCCGGTCCCCAAAGGCAAGGGCCTGTGGCACCTGCGGCGCGAGGTGGAAGCCATCGAAGCTGAGATCGCCGGACTCGAAGCCGACCTCGAAGCGGCGCAGCGCGCACTCGCCGAGGCGGACCCGAGCGCCGACTTCGTGGCCCTGGGGCAACAGGCCCACGACCTCGAAGTGCGGCTCGAAGAGAAACTGACCGCTTGGGGCGAGAAGCAGGCCGAGGTGGAGGCGCGCGGCGGCTGA
- the hemG gene encoding protoporphyrinogen oxidase: MSAGGERAGGAAPLPVLIVGGGVTGLSAAWELQQRGISYVLFEAGDFFGGKVQTEHTDDGFLVEKAADAFILGKPWAAELAREVGLESEFIHPREETKKLYFLRGDELLDFPPNMKMFVPLDDESFLRSGVLSPEGLRRFLAEQDVPPRPDTGEDESLAAFVIRRFGEEALDFIVPLAAGIYVANPYELSMKAAFPQFLALEQKYGSVIRGSRATPRAEGPIFMSFGGGMGTFAAAVAAKLTGELRLNTPVLRVHPGGVTLAGGEQVRGSGVIVTVPAWYAAPMLRLDFPQASAEVGALRANGSVAIVLAYRAEQFPRDMALHGLQVSADAETQARTRMKAITVHSAKLRGRAPDGHVLLRVFFGDIEPGQARAEAVREIERLFGVQGEPLWHSYADWRGKNPAYQVGHLDHVARIRTALPPQVRVAGASYTGVGLPDCVNAGRTAAREVVGASLTPTA; this comes from the coding sequence ATGAGCGCCGGGGGAGAGCGGGCCGGTGGAGCGGCGCCTCTCCCGGTCCTGATCGTGGGGGGCGGCGTAACGGGCCTGAGCGCCGCCTGGGAGCTCCAGCAGCGCGGCATTTCCTATGTTCTGTTCGAGGCAGGCGACTTCTTCGGGGGCAAGGTTCAGACCGAACACACCGACGACGGCTTCCTCGTGGAAAAGGCGGCCGACGCCTTTATCCTCGGCAAACCGTGGGCCGCCGAACTCGCCCGCGAGGTGGGACTGGAAAGCGAGTTTATCCACCCGCGCGAGGAAACCAAAAAGCTCTACTTCCTGCGCGGCGACGAATTGCTCGACTTTCCGCCGAACATGAAGATGTTCGTGCCGCTCGACGACGAGTCGTTTCTGCGCAGCGGCGTGCTCTCGCCGGAGGGCCTGCGGCGCTTCCTCGCCGAGCAGGACGTGCCGCCCCGGCCCGATACGGGCGAGGACGAGTCGCTTGCGGCCTTCGTGATCCGGCGGTTTGGCGAGGAAGCCCTGGACTTCATCGTGCCGCTCGCGGCGGGCATCTACGTCGCCAACCCTTACGAACTGAGTATGAAAGCTGCCTTTCCGCAGTTCCTCGCGCTGGAGCAGAAATACGGCAGCGTGATCCGGGGCAGCCGCGCCACCCCGCGCGCCGAGGGGCCAATTTTCATGTCATTCGGGGGTGGCATGGGCACCTTCGCAGCGGCGGTCGCGGCCAAACTGACCGGTGAACTGCGCCTGAATACCCCGGTCCTGCGCGTGCACCCGGGCGGCGTGACCCTCGCGGGCGGCGAGCAGGTGCGCGGCAGCGGCGTGATCGTGACCGTGCCCGCGTGGTACGCCGCGCCGATGCTGCGCCTGGACTTTCCGCAGGCGTCGGCGGAGGTGGGCGCTCTGCGGGCCAACGGCTCGGTCGCCATCGTGCTGGCCTACCGGGCCGAGCAGTTCCCGCGCGATATGGCGCTGCATGGCCTGCAAGTCAGCGCCGACGCCGAGACGCAGGCGCGCACCCGGATGAAGGCGATTACCGTCCACTCGGCCAAGCTGCGTGGGCGGGCGCCGGACGGGCACGTCTTGCTGCGGGTCTTTTTCGGGGACATCGAACCGGGACAGGCCCGTGCGGAGGCGGTGCGCGAGATCGAGCGGCTCTTCGGCGTACAGGGTGAGCCGCTGTGGCACAGCTATGCCGACTGGCGCGGCAAGAACCCGGCCTATCAGGTGGGGCACCTGGACCACGTCGCCCGCATCCGCACCGCCCTGCCGCCGCAGGTGCGGGTGGCCGGCGCGAGTTACACCGGCGTCGGCCTCCCCGACTGCGTGAACGCGGGCCGAACGGCGGCGCGTGAGGTGGTGGGGGCGAGCCTGACCCCGACGGCCTGA
- a CDS encoding toxic anion resistance protein: protein MTDKPVLVPPDALLQAPDAVPSVQAQEAPEMVPLSAEDRARLDGMARAFAEDVLSAGTNSPHFKRKLDAVHDLGLPEQRAAAQSSNRMLDRPLRATRAGALAEGSDILRGLTDLRRTVEDLDPSRAPTPRRLFGMLPGAKKVQNQLDKYQSAQSHLNGILESLYRGQDELRRDNAVIETEKVHLWETMQKIRQYAHVGKAVDEALTARLAELAQTDPEKARVVSEELLFAVRQRVTDLLTQLAVSIQGYLALDLVRRNNLELIKGVDRATTTTVSALKTALMVSQALGTQQAVLGQVTAVNDTTGKMISSTAQLLRQQSTAIQQQAGSATVDPQIIQNAFREVYGALDNISTYRQQALERFNETIGVLDREVGQAQTYLDRERQGAARELAQNLNVTPEGDLKL, encoded by the coding sequence ATGACGGACAAACCCGTGCTCGTTCCCCCCGACGCGCTGCTCCAGGCCCCCGACGCCGTGCCGAGCGTGCAGGCCCAGGAGGCGCCCGAGATGGTGCCGCTCTCCGCCGAGGACCGCGCCCGGCTCGACGGAATGGCGCGCGCCTTTGCCGAGGATGTGCTGAGCGCCGGCACCAATTCGCCGCACTTCAAGCGCAAGCTCGACGCGGTGCACGACCTCGGCCTGCCCGAGCAGCGGGCCGCCGCGCAGAGCTCAAATAGGATGCTCGACCGCCCGCTGCGCGCCACCCGCGCCGGAGCGCTCGCCGAGGGGTCCGACATCCTGCGCGGCCTGACCGACCTGCGCCGCACCGTCGAGGACCTCGACCCCAGCCGCGCGCCGACGCCCCGGCGGCTGTTCGGGATGCTGCCGGGCGCCAAAAAGGTGCAGAATCAGCTCGACAAGTACCAGAGCGCCCAGTCACATCTCAACGGCATCCTCGAATCGCTCTACCGGGGCCAGGACGAGCTGCGGCGCGACAACGCCGTGATCGAGACCGAAAAGGTGCACCTCTGGGAGACGATGCAGAAGATCCGGCAGTACGCCCACGTCGGCAAGGCCGTCGACGAGGCCCTGACCGCCCGCCTCGCCGAACTCGCCCAGACCGACCCGGAAAAGGCGCGCGTGGTGTCGGAGGAATTGCTCTTCGCCGTCCGGCAGCGCGTGACCGACCTGCTCACCCAGCTCGCGGTGAGCATTCAGGGCTACCTCGCCCTCGACCTCGTGCGGCGCAACAACCTGGAGCTGATCAAGGGCGTGGACCGCGCGACCACCACGACGGTGAGTGCCCTGAAAACGGCCCTGATGGTCTCGCAGGCGCTCGGCACCCAGCAGGCGGTGCTCGGGCAAGTCACGGCGGTCAACGACACGACCGGCAAGATGATCTCGAGCACCGCGCAGCTTCTGCGCCAGCAGTCCACCGCGATCCAGCAGCAGGCCGGGAGCGCCACCGTGGACCCCCAGATCATCCAGAACGCCTTCCGCGAGGTGTACGGCGCGCTCGACAACATCTCCACCTACCGCCAGCAGGCGCTCGAACGCTTCAACGAGACCATCGGGGTGCTCGACCGCGAAGTCGGTCAGGCCCAGACCTATCTCGACCGCGAGCGCCAGGGGGCCGCGCGCGAACTCGCCCAGAACCTCAACGTGACGCCGGAAGGGGACCTCAAGCTCTGA